The following proteins come from a genomic window of Mucinivorans hirudinis:
- a CDS encoding Tryptophanase, whose product MANIKFYKQGEMPLELHKVRVVQKLHLVPINRRLEAIEEAGFNTFRLNTKDVFLDMLTDSGVNAMSDNQVAAMFQADDAYAGSQSFFRLQKAVEDVLGKKFLLPVHQGRAAENVICRTFVKKGSVIPTNYHFTTTLAHVMENGGVIEELYHDRALVLHSDHPFKGNMDIDKLEACIQKHGAENIPFVRMEASTNLIGGQPFSIRNMMDVRGVCDKYGIMLVLDASLLGENAYLVMKREEAWKENSMADILKMMTNLADLVYFSARKLSSSRGGGICTNRRDLYMKMEALIPLFEGFLTYGGISVREIEAMAVGLYETLDETMISQSPSFIKYMVDTLDKAGVPVITPAGVLGAHIDAGTFCAHIPQCEYPAGALAAALYLVSGVRAMERGTVSSIRDENGNDVLADAELLRLAIPRRVFTLSQINYAIDRILWLYDNREMIGGLRFTYEPPVLRFFMGGLEATSDWPERLVAKFRKDFGDSL is encoded by the coding sequence ATGGCTAACATAAAATTCTACAAACAGGGCGAAATGCCGCTGGAACTTCACAAGGTTCGCGTTGTTCAGAAACTCCACCTTGTGCCTATTAACCGCCGCTTGGAGGCTATCGAAGAGGCGGGATTCAATACTTTTCGTTTGAACACCAAAGATGTGTTCCTGGATATGCTCACCGACTCGGGCGTTAATGCGATGAGCGACAATCAGGTGGCGGCAATGTTTCAGGCAGACGATGCCTATGCAGGTTCGCAATCTTTCTTCCGCCTACAAAAAGCAGTCGAGGATGTGTTGGGCAAAAAATTCCTGCTACCCGTTCATCAAGGACGCGCAGCCGAGAATGTCATCTGCCGTACCTTTGTGAAGAAGGGCTCGGTTATTCCGACTAACTATCACTTTACGACAACATTGGCGCACGTTATGGAGAATGGTGGCGTAATCGAGGAGCTATATCACGACCGCGCACTGGTGCTTCACAGCGACCACCCCTTCAAGGGTAATATGGATATAGACAAACTCGAGGCGTGTATCCAAAAACACGGTGCAGAGAACATTCCGTTCGTTCGTATGGAAGCCTCCACAAACCTTATCGGTGGGCAGCCCTTCTCTATTCGCAATATGATGGATGTTCGCGGGGTTTGTGATAAGTATGGCATTATGTTGGTTTTGGACGCTTCGCTACTGGGCGAAAATGCCTACTTGGTGATGAAGCGCGAGGAGGCTTGGAAAGAGAATTCGATGGCAGATATTCTCAAGATGATGACCAACTTAGCTGACTTGGTATACTTCTCCGCACGCAAACTAAGCTCCTCACGCGGGGGCGGCATCTGCACCAATCGCCGCGACCTATATATGAAGATGGAGGCGTTGATTCCTCTGTTCGAGGGCTTTTTGACCTATGGTGGTATCTCGGTGCGCGAGATTGAGGCTATGGCAGTGGGTCTGTATGAGACCTTGGACGAGACGATGATTTCGCAAAGCCCTTCGTTTATTAAATATATGGTCGATACGTTGGATAAAGCAGGCGTTCCGGTTATTACACCTGCCGGTGTACTGGGTGCTCACATTGACGCAGGGACATTCTGTGCCCACATTCCTCAGTGTGAATATCCTGCCGGAGCGTTGGCGGCGGCACTCTATTTGGTGTCGGGTGTGAGGGCTATGGAGCGCGGGACTGTCTCTTCGATTCGTGACGAGAACGGTAACGATGTACTTGCCGATGCCGAACTACTGCGCTTGGCTATTCCGCGCCGCGTATTCACGCTCTCACAAATCAACTATGCAATAGACCGCATACTGTGGTTGTATGATAATCGTGAGATGATTGGTGGTCTGCGCTTTACGTATGAACCTCCCGTGCTACGCTTCTTTATGGGCGGGCTGGAGGCAACGAGCGATTGGCCAGAGCGTCTTGTGGCTAAGTTCCGCAAGGATTTCGGAGACTCCTTATAG
- a CDS encoding Aminopeptidase, with protein sequence MRKLSFFVIIFLIALSAVAQVSRGVEAITRQSCEAQVTFLSSDLLQGRKAGTAENRIAAEYLASLFAEMGYKTVFQKFKGKKDSVHLQNVLIEIQGVDTSRCIVVGSHYDHLGVREGEIYNGADDNASGAVAIVQIAKAIKAAGLKPKYTIVLALWDAEEGGLWGSKHYVASCADPKKIVGYMNFDMIGRNSDETKPQSFTYFYTKAYPEYEKWLNLAIAEYHLDLKPDFSRWDDPTSGSDNASFAKAGVPICWYHTGGHADYHKPTDTVDKINWAKMVDIIRSSYFVAWQMANS encoded by the coding sequence ATGAGAAAATTATCATTTTTTGTAATAATATTTCTTATCGCGCTGTCTGCCGTGGCGCAAGTTAGCCGCGGGGTGGAGGCGATAACGCGTCAATCGTGTGAGGCTCAGGTTACTTTTCTGAGCAGCGACCTACTCCAAGGGCGCAAGGCGGGCACAGCTGAAAATCGCATCGCTGCCGAGTACCTCGCTTCACTTTTTGCAGAAATGGGCTACAAAACTGTTTTTCAGAAATTCAAGGGTAAGAAGGATAGCGTTCATTTACAGAATGTTTTAATAGAGATTCAGGGCGTGGATACTTCACGCTGCATAGTTGTTGGCTCGCATTACGACCACCTGGGAGTTCGCGAGGGAGAGATATATAACGGCGCAGATGATAACGCGAGTGGTGCAGTGGCTATTGTGCAGATTGCCAAGGCTATAAAGGCAGCAGGATTGAAACCTAAATATACGATAGTGCTTGCGCTATGGGATGCCGAGGAGGGTGGTTTGTGGGGGTCGAAACATTATGTGGCGAGTTGTGCAGACCCCAAAAAGATTGTGGGTTATATGAACTTCGATATGATTGGGCGCAATTCGGATGAGACAAAGCCACAGTCATTTACATACTTTTATACGAAGGCATATCCCGAGTACGAAAAGTGGTTAAATCTGGCAATAGCCGAATATCATTTGGACTTGAAGCCCGACTTTAGCCGTTGGGACGACCCCACTTCGGGCAGCGATAATGCCTCATTTGCAAAGGCAGGAGTGCCGATTTGCTGGTATCACACCGGCGGGCACGCCGACTACCACAAACCGACCGATACTGTCGATAAAATAAACTGGGCGAAGATGGTGGACATCATCCGCTCATCCTATTTCGTGGCTTGGCAAATGGCAAACTCGTGA
- a CDS encoding Lysyl-tRNA synthetase (class II), with translation MENIELNEQEVLRRESLAKLRELGIDPYPAAMFPVNSTVAKIRCGESTGEVVIAGRIMSRRIMGSASFFELQDQSGKLQIYVKRDDICPDPEDTTYYNTVFKKLMDIGDIVGVEGFVFTTNTGELSVHCQKLTLLSKSLKPLPIVKEKDGVIYDAFSDPELRYRQRYVDLIVNPQVRDTFLKRTKIINTMRNFFNERSYIEVETPILQPIPGGASARPFITHHNTLDIPLYLRIANELYLKRLIVGGFEGVYEFAKDFRNEGMDRTHNPEFTVLEIYVAYKDYRWMMEFVEQMIERVAMEANGTTDAEINGKKVSFKAPFRRLTMTQAILDKTDFDITGKNEDELRAACRRMGIEVNDTMGKGKLIDAIFGEKCEDDLVQPTFIIDYPLDMSPLCKRHRDNGELTERFELFVAGKELANAYSELNDPIDQLERFQEQLRLSEKGDDEAMFIDMDFVRALEYGMPTCSGMGIGIDRLTMFLTGQSTIQEVLFFPQMRPEKVLRKDGVVEFGAVGVPAEWVEVLHRMSITQVPMLLNWASAKLFNDLCGFNKKNKLGLKNPTAEDVAAWIERSKA, from the coding sequence ATGGAAAATATAGAACTAAACGAGCAGGAGGTTCTGCGTCGTGAATCCCTCGCCAAACTTCGCGAATTGGGCATTGACCCCTATCCGGCTGCTATGTTCCCCGTGAATAGTACTGTTGCCAAAATCCGTTGCGGGGAATCGACGGGCGAGGTGGTGATAGCAGGTAGAATTATGAGCCGCCGCATTATGGGGTCGGCAAGTTTTTTTGAGTTGCAAGACCAGAGCGGAAAGTTGCAGATATATGTCAAACGTGATGATATTTGCCCCGACCCCGAGGATACAACCTACTATAATACGGTATTCAAGAAGTTGATGGATATTGGCGATATAGTTGGTGTTGAGGGGTTTGTCTTTACCACAAACACGGGCGAACTGTCGGTGCATTGTCAAAAGCTGACACTGCTGAGCAAATCACTAAAACCGCTACCCATTGTCAAGGAGAAGGATGGTGTCATCTATGATGCCTTCTCTGACCCCGAACTGCGTTACCGCCAGCGTTATGTCGATTTGATTGTTAATCCGCAGGTTCGCGATACTTTCTTGAAACGCACCAAGATAATCAATACGATGCGTAATTTTTTTAACGAAAGAAGTTACATTGAAGTAGAGACACCGATTTTGCAACCTATTCCGGGCGGGGCTTCGGCACGTCCATTCATCACACACCATAATACACTCGACATTCCGCTCTATCTTCGTATTGCCAATGAGCTATATTTGAAGAGGTTGATAGTCGGTGGGTTCGAGGGCGTATATGAGTTTGCCAAGGATTTTCGTAACGAGGGTATGGATAGAACGCATAACCCCGAGTTCACGGTGTTGGAGATATATGTTGCCTACAAGGATTATCGCTGGATGATGGAGTTTGTGGAGCAGATGATAGAGCGGGTGGCGATGGAGGCAAACGGGACGACGGATGCAGAAATCAACGGCAAAAAGGTTTCGTTCAAAGCTCCCTTCCGTCGATTGACTATGACCCAAGCGATTTTGGATAAAACGGACTTCGATATTACCGGTAAAAACGAGGATGAACTTCGTGCGGCTTGTCGCCGGATGGGCATTGAGGTGAACGACACGATGGGTAAGGGTAAACTCATAGACGCAATCTTTGGCGAAAAGTGCGAGGACGATTTGGTGCAACCTACCTTTATTATTGACTATCCTCTGGATATGTCGCCTCTGTGCAAACGTCATCGCGACAACGGCGAGCTTACCGAACGTTTCGAGCTTTTCGTGGCGGGCAAGGAGCTGGCTAATGCCTACTCGGAGCTCAACGACCCTATCGACCAATTAGAGCGTTTTCAAGAGCAACTTCGCCTGAGCGAAAAGGGCGACGACGAGGCAATGTTCATTGATATGGACTTTGTACGAGCGTTGGAGTATGGTATGCCTACTTGTTCGGGTATGGGCATAGGTATCGACCGCTTGACGATGTTCCTCACCGGACAATCGACAATTCAGGAGGTGTTGTTCTTCCCACAGATGCGTCCCGAGAAAGTTTTGCGCAAGGATGGTGTGGTGGAGTTTGGAGCTGTCGGCGTACCTGCCGAGTGGGTTGAGGTGTTGCACAGAATGAGCATCACACAAGTTCCAATGTTGTTGAATTGGGCATCAGCAAAGCTCTTTAATGACCTCTGCGGATTTAATAAGAAGAATAAATTGGGACTGAAAAATCCTACTGCCGAAGACGTTGCAGCTTGGATAGAGAGAAGTAAGGCATAA
- a CDS encoding putative TonB-dependent receptor: MKKIILLVFFAVSLPAVGQSLVTKVVDENNVPLDYFNMFILEPADSSLVACELFYKGVLEYHHNLTGEKILQLTCLGYEDFTAVVNFNNPQLPEKIVMRAVSYGIGEAVVEVRRAAVRNEKGKTIVQVSGSQLVHLFDVTSILSRAPGVKATDDGITIFGKGAPKIFIDGREATYTELKMIQPADILTIEIDRNPSSRYESSYKAVMRVRTKRASQGVSGRVNAGIDVSRRTTPTAGGQLQISTPKLYSFFGTDLAMPIHITTEQENQAIIIPQYAMTDSTTTKTRTDYRMANFLYNSVWTLNARSSFSWQYRLGYTGNKETTFTQESIRGVEIPTQYIVSNKNSTTANPTHKFNLGYQLDIDSVRKLELFADYYIQNKRGDETVLEHDIESHESDTLYISNRSNARVATARAEYSATLAGAKILLGARYGQIGSTTNTEFIVEKSRTRMINNTFSLYATLGREYGAWGYQVGLRYEFSGDELRLTNGKTTKRFENNLFPSVDIHTNNLWQNLSLAVNYTNKIERPPLWALDPSKSYVNRVTIRQGNPDLKSSIAHMVSLNATIFEKFSLDAEYGLVLNTQMQTGLLAEDKKTIIYTPVNVARGTYTVLMAGYSTEWGRIALSASAGAIFNNYRIPYMDGYYDNKGVNYQLQISPSVKISDNSNFSCNFDYSSREYQAMTVFEPSYELSLNFSQYLFKKRIQIVASAQDLLKSSRSPFTDKIGYYISNYAIDSDNRRFRLSVRYIFNNFKSKYRSYGDSQEQRRVN; the protein is encoded by the coding sequence ATGAAAAAAATTATACTATTAGTTTTTTTTGCGGTCTCATTACCTGCCGTGGGGCAGTCGTTGGTAACGAAAGTCGTAGATGAAAACAACGTGCCTCTCGACTATTTCAATATGTTCATTCTTGAGCCTGCCGACTCATCATTAGTGGCTTGTGAACTATTCTACAAAGGTGTGCTAGAATATCACCACAACCTCACGGGTGAAAAGATTCTACAACTCACCTGTCTTGGTTATGAAGACTTTACGGCAGTCGTAAATTTCAACAACCCACAACTTCCCGAAAAGATTGTTATGCGAGCAGTAAGCTACGGCATTGGGGAGGCGGTGGTGGAGGTGCGGCGTGCTGCCGTAAGAAATGAGAAGGGTAAAACTATCGTGCAAGTATCAGGCTCACAGCTGGTTCACCTCTTCGACGTCACCTCCATACTGAGCCGTGCACCGGGAGTGAAAGCGACGGACGACGGTATTACAATTTTCGGCAAGGGCGCACCCAAAATTTTTATTGACGGGCGTGAAGCCACCTACACCGAATTGAAAATGATTCAACCCGCCGACATTCTAACAATAGAGATAGACCGCAACCCCTCGTCGCGCTATGAGTCGAGCTATAAGGCAGTTATGCGCGTGCGTACAAAGCGCGCCTCGCAGGGTGTATCGGGCAGAGTTAATGCGGGCATAGACGTTTCTCGCCGCACAACACCCACTGCCGGGGGGCAGCTCCAAATATCTACACCCAAGCTATATAGCTTCTTCGGCACAGACCTTGCAATGCCCATTCACATTACAACGGAGCAGGAAAATCAAGCCATCATCATACCCCAATATGCAATGACCGATTCGACAACAACCAAGACGCGAACCGATTATCGTATGGCTAACTTCTTATATAACAGCGTCTGGACGCTCAACGCTAGAAGTAGCTTTTCGTGGCAATACCGACTCGGATATACGGGAAACAAAGAGACAACTTTCACACAGGAGAGCATTCGCGGCGTTGAGATTCCCACTCAATACATCGTATCGAACAAAAATAGTACCACTGCTAATCCTACCCATAAATTTAATCTTGGCTACCAACTCGACATTGACTCCGTTAGAAAATTGGAGCTCTTTGCCGACTACTACATTCAGAACAAAAGAGGTGATGAAACTGTCCTTGAGCACGATATAGAGAGCCACGAGAGCGACACTCTCTATATTTCCAACCGTTCTAATGCTCGGGTGGCAACAGCTCGCGCAGAATATTCCGCCACCCTTGCCGGTGCAAAAATCCTACTTGGCGCGCGTTACGGGCAGATAGGCAGCACCACCAATACAGAGTTTATTGTCGAAAAATCGCGTACTCGGATGATTAACAACACCTTCTCACTCTATGCCACCCTCGGGCGCGAATATGGTGCGTGGGGCTATCAAGTCGGTTTGCGCTATGAATTTTCGGGCGATGAACTCCGTCTGACCAACGGCAAGACGACTAAACGGTTCGAGAATAACCTCTTTCCATCTGTCGATATTCACACCAACAACCTGTGGCAAAATCTGTCTCTGGCGGTGAACTACACCAACAAAATTGAGCGCCCCCCACTGTGGGCATTAGACCCCTCCAAGAGCTACGTAAACAGAGTTACAATCAGGCAGGGGAATCCCGACCTAAAATCCTCTATTGCCCATATGGTGAGCCTGAATGCCACTATTTTCGAGAAATTCAGCCTCGATGCCGAGTATGGCTTGGTGCTCAATACGCAGATGCAGACGGGTCTGCTCGCAGAGGATAAAAAGACCATTATCTACACGCCCGTGAATGTTGCGCGCGGTACATACACCGTTTTAATGGCGGGCTACTCCACCGAGTGGGGACGAATTGCACTATCGGCATCCGCTGGGGCGATTTTCAACAACTATCGCATTCCATATATGGATGGTTACTACGACAATAAGGGAGTGAACTACCAACTGCAAATATCACCGAGTGTGAAAATTTCGGATAATTCAAATTTTTCTTGTAACTTTGACTATTCATCGCGCGAGTATCAAGCGATGACCGTCTTTGAACCAAGCTATGAACTATCGCTCAATTTTTCACAATATTTATTCAAAAAACGAATTCAAATTGTAGCTTCGGCACAAGATTTGTTGAAGAGTTCCCGCTCGCCATTTACCGACAAGATAGGTTATTATATATCAAACTATGCCATTGACTCCGATAACAGACGATTCAGATTGAGCGTGAGATACATTTTTAATAACTTCAAGAGCAAATATCGCTCCTATGGTGATTCGCAGGAGCAGCGAAGGGTGAATTGA
- a CDS encoding GTP-binding protein Obg, which translates to MASSNFVDYVKIFARSGMGGAGAMHFRREKFVEFGGPDGGDGGRGGHVILRGSTHYWTLLHLRYNRHWLAENGERGGGAKMHGANGKDVFIDVPLGTVVKDAETGEFVTEVTESGQEVILCPGGRGGLGNWHFRTATNQAPRYSQPGEDLKEGFFILELKVLADVGLVGFPNAGKSTLLSVVSAAKPKIADYAFTTLEPNLGIVSYRDDRTFVMADIPGIIEGAAEGKGLGLRFLRHIERNSVLLFMVAADSKDIAAEYEILLDELRRYNPELLDKGRLLAVTKSDMLDEELMGEMVQTLPKGVPHIFISSITGYNIMALKDMLWKAINE; encoded by the coding sequence ATGGCATCATCAAATTTTGTAGATTACGTAAAGATATTTGCGCGTTCGGGAATGGGCGGAGCGGGAGCTATGCACTTTCGACGCGAGAAATTTGTGGAGTTTGGGGGACCGGACGGCGGCGACGGCGGACGAGGCGGACACGTCATCCTTCGCGGCTCGACACACTACTGGACACTTCTCCACCTCAGATACAACCGCCACTGGCTGGCAGAGAATGGCGAACGTGGGGGCGGAGCTAAGATGCACGGTGCTAACGGAAAGGATGTCTTTATTGATGTCCCGCTGGGTACGGTGGTCAAAGATGCCGAAACGGGAGAGTTCGTCACGGAAGTAACCGAAAGCGGGCAGGAGGTGATTCTGTGCCCCGGGGGACGCGGCGGACTGGGCAACTGGCACTTTAGAACGGCCACAAACCAAGCACCGCGATACTCGCAACCGGGCGAAGATTTGAAAGAGGGATTTTTTATACTCGAACTGAAAGTATTGGCAGATGTGGGGCTTGTCGGCTTTCCTAATGCAGGCAAATCCACCTTGTTGTCAGTGGTTTCGGCAGCAAAACCCAAAATTGCAGACTATGCCTTTACAACATTAGAGCCCAATCTGGGTATTGTCAGTTATCGCGACGACCGCACCTTTGTAATGGCAGACATCCCCGGTATTATTGAGGGAGCTGCCGAGGGTAAGGGTTTGGGATTAAGGTTTTTGAGGCATATAGAGCGCAACTCGGTGTTGCTTTTTATGGTGGCGGCAGACTCGAAAGATATTGCGGCAGAGTACGAAATATTGCTTGATGAGCTAAGACGTTACAACCCCGAATTGCTGGACAAGGGGCGGTTGCTGGCTGTTACCAAGAGCGATATGTTGGACGAGGAGTTGATGGGGGAGATGGTGCAAACTCTGCCCAAGGGTGTACCCCACATATTCATAAGCTCAATAACGGGTTATAACATTATGGCACTCAAAGATATGCTCTGGAAGGCGATAAACGAATAG
- a CDS encoding Serine hydroxymethyltransferase, with protein MKRDAVVFDLIEQEKARQTHGIELIASENFVSPQVMEAQGSCLTNKYAEGYPAARYYGGCQVVDKVEQLAIDRLCQIYGAEYANVQPHSGAQANMAVFFTCMKPGDTFMGLDLAHGGHLTHGSPVNFSGFLYNPIGYQVSQQTGTIDYDRMEALAMEHRPRMIIGGASAYTREWDYARMREIADKIGAILWVDMAHTAGLIAAGLLNNPVKHAHIVTSTTHKTMRGPRGGVILVGKDFDNPWGVTTPKGEIKKMSAMLNSAVFPGVQGGPLEHVIAAKAVAFGEMLEPEYVTYQKQVQANARAMAAAFVAKGYKLISGGTDNHLMLIDLRSKFPDVSGKKAENALVAADITTNKNMVPFDSRSPFLTSGIRVGTPAITSRGLKEEQMPIIVDLIDKVLSNHDNEAILTEVRAQVNKMMEDFPLFAW; from the coding sequence ATGAAAAGAGACGCAGTAGTTTTCGATTTAATCGAACAGGAAAAAGCTCGCCAAACACACGGCATCGAGCTTATCGCTTCGGAGAACTTTGTTAGCCCTCAGGTGATGGAGGCACAGGGCTCTTGCCTTACCAACAAATATGCGGAAGGTTACCCGGCGGCACGCTACTATGGTGGATGTCAGGTGGTAGACAAAGTAGAGCAACTTGCCATCGACCGCCTCTGTCAAATCTACGGCGCGGAGTATGCCAACGTTCAACCCCACTCGGGCGCGCAGGCTAATATGGCGGTGTTCTTCACTTGTATGAAGCCGGGCGACACCTTTATGGGGCTCGACCTAGCCCACGGCGGACACCTCACCCACGGCTCACCCGTAAACTTTTCGGGATTCCTCTACAATCCGATAGGTTATCAGGTCTCCCAGCAGACGGGCACCATTGATTATGACCGGATGGAGGCACTGGCTATGGAGCACCGTCCGAGGATGATTATCGGCGGTGCGTCGGCTTACACCCGCGAGTGGGACTATGCCCGTATGCGCGAGATTGCCGATAAAATCGGCGCGATTCTCTGGGTTGATATGGCTCACACGGCGGGACTTATCGCGGCAGGGCTGCTGAACAACCCCGTCAAACACGCCCACATTGTCACCTCCACAACTCACAAAACTATGCGTGGTCCCCGCGGCGGCGTTATCCTGGTGGGTAAGGATTTCGATAACCCTTGGGGAGTAACCACTCCAAAGGGGGAAATCAAGAAGATGTCGGCAATGTTGAACTCGGCGGTATTCCCCGGTGTTCAGGGCGGTCCCCTTGAGCACGTAATTGCTGCTAAGGCAGTTGCGTTTGGCGAAATGCTCGAACCCGAGTACGTTACCTACCAAAAACAGGTGCAGGCAAATGCACGGGCTATGGCGGCGGCATTTGTGGCTAAGGGTTACAAGCTGATTTCGGGCGGCACGGACAACCACCTGATGTTGATTGACCTGCGCTCCAAATTCCCCGACGTGAGCGGCAAGAAGGCTGAGAATGCGTTGGTTGCGGCAGATATTACCACAAACAAGAATATGGTGCCCTTCGACAGCCGTTCGCCATTCCTCACCTCGGGTATTCGTGTTGGTACTCCGGCGATTACCTCACGCGGACTCAAAGAGGAGCAGATGCCCATTATCGTAGATTTGATTGACAAGGTGCTCAGCAACCACGACAATGAAGCGATTCTTACCGAAGTTCGCGCTCAGGTGAACAAGATGATGGAGGATTTTCCGCTATTTGCGTGGTAG
- a CDS encoding Beta-hexosaminidase — protein MMKKLLTIFSLAALIVSCGKSEQKAYNRGINIIPVPAEMTITDTTATFNLSSSTSIGVNSPDFQVPAEYLAAKIKAATGFDVKVGDAGNISLELNTRVPVNNEGYLLTSTKDGVTIQARTPEGAFYGVQTLLQLLPAEIESAELVKNVAWEIPLVEIKDEPRFAYRGYMLDVCRHFATVEEVKRQLDVLAMFKINQFHWHLTEDQGWRIEIKKYPRLTETGSVRTEGDGKQYGPFFYTQEQIKEVVAYAAKLYIDVVPEIEFPGHALAALTAYPEYSCTGGPFKQPRIIWGVEEDVYCVGNEKTFEFVEDVLSEVADLFPSKYFHIGGDECPKVRWKVCPKCQALAKSLGIKEKTDSLGVKHSVEEQLQSYAIQRAEKFLASKGKRMIGWDEILEGGLAEGAIVMSWRGEEGGIAAANANHQVIMTPGSGGLYVDHYQGAPEVEPAQIGGLATLEKTYAYNPIPKNLPEDKAQYILGAQCNMWTEYCTDASLMEYMAFPRIIALAEATWSKPSRKDWTDFSRRINNAYARLDFHNINYHIPMPEGILTQNVVFVGDSTVLEFTNTRNLPMVYTLDGSEPNGNSMVYTTPIVVTENTEVKIATLMQTGKTSRVRSIPVHKQTLAPAVAPTPNPEYENIARVEGLKPGEGSVLRIAEGLFPTESEYSKAQFGAPKAVKQFWGEGSEHKAYDMNNPSLAVYEGYIELPEDGVYTFAADMDELWIDNERVIHNPTMSRHYRKKAQKALAAGKHSYKIVFNNMIKDGWPNGWNEIGFRYKLPSGGNFQKVKPEQLTY, from the coding sequence TTGATGAAAAAATTACTAACAATTTTCTCTCTTGCTGCATTGATTGTAAGTTGCGGCAAGAGCGAGCAAAAAGCCTACAACAGAGGCATCAACATTATTCCCGTACCCGCGGAGATGACCATCACCGACACCACGGCAACCTTTAACCTAAGCTCCTCAACTTCCATTGGAGTAAATTCACCCGACTTCCAAGTACCTGCCGAATATTTGGCGGCAAAGATTAAAGCCGCTACGGGCTTCGATGTTAAGGTGGGAGATGCGGGTAACATCTCGCTCGAGCTAAACACCCGCGTTCCCGTTAATAACGAGGGTTACCTACTAACCTCTACAAAAGACGGAGTCACGATTCAGGCACGCACCCCCGAGGGAGCTTTCTATGGCGTGCAAACGCTGCTTCAGCTACTCCCTGCCGAGATTGAGAGTGCGGAGTTGGTGAAAAATGTGGCGTGGGAGATTCCGTTGGTCGAAATAAAAGACGAACCACGTTTTGCTTATCGTGGCTATATGTTAGACGTATGCCGCCACTTTGCTACCGTGGAGGAGGTTAAACGTCAGTTGGATGTGCTTGCAATGTTCAAAATCAACCAATTCCACTGGCACTTGACCGAAGACCAAGGGTGGAGAATCGAAATCAAGAAGTACCCGAGGCTGACCGAAACAGGCTCAGTACGCACAGAGGGTGACGGCAAACAGTACGGTCCGTTCTTCTATACACAGGAGCAAATCAAGGAGGTGGTTGCTTATGCCGCAAAACTTTATATTGATGTTGTGCCCGAAATAGAGTTCCCCGGTCACGCACTTGCGGCTCTGACTGCATATCCCGAGTATTCGTGCACGGGTGGTCCATTCAAACAACCACGAATTATTTGGGGCGTTGAGGAGGATGTATATTGCGTTGGTAATGAAAAAACTTTCGAGTTTGTCGAGGATGTGTTGAGCGAAGTAGCAGACCTCTTCCCCTCGAAATACTTCCACATTGGCGGCGATGAATGTCCAAAGGTTCGTTGGAAAGTTTGCCCCAAGTGTCAGGCATTGGCTAAGAGTCTTGGAATCAAAGAGAAGACAGATTCATTGGGTGTGAAGCATTCGGTAGAGGAGCAACTCCAAAGCTATGCTATCCAGCGTGCCGAAAAATTCTTGGCATCAAAGGGTAAGCGTATGATTGGTTGGGACGAGATTCTCGAGGGTGGCTTGGCAGAGGGCGCAATCGTGATGAGCTGGCGCGGCGAAGAGGGTGGCATTGCAGCGGCAAATGCTAACCACCAAGTGATTATGACCCCCGGTTCGGGTGGCTTGTACGTAGACCACTACCAAGGCGCACCCGAGGTTGAGCCTGCACAAATCGGCGGCTTGGCAACTCTGGAAAAGACCTACGCCTACAACCCTATCCCGAAGAATCTGCCCGAGGACAAGGCGCAATATATACTTGGTGCTCAATGTAATATGTGGACAGAGTATTGTACCGATGCTTCGCTGATGGAGTATATGGCATTTCCGCGTATCATTGCACTGGCGGAGGCTACGTGGTCTAAACCCTCGCGCAAGGATTGGACGGATTTTTCGAGAAGAATCAACAATGCTTATGCCCGTTTGGATTTCCACAATATCAACTACCACATTCCAATGCCTGAGGGCATTCTTACTCAAAATGTTGTATTCGTGGGCGACTCTACGGTTCTCGAATTTACCAACACTCGCAACCTACCGATGGTTTATACACTGGACGGCTCAGAACCTAACGGAAATTCGATGGTTTACACCACTCCGATTGTAGTTACGGAAAACACGGAAGTAAAGATTGCTACGTTGATGCAGACAGGCAAAACGTCGCGTGTTCGCTCTATTCCTGTTCACAAACAGACACTTGCTCCTGCTGTTGCACCTACTCCAAATCCCGAGTATGAAAATATCGCTCGCGTGGAAGGTCTTAAACCGGGCGAAGGTTCGGTTCTGCGCATCGCCGAGGGGTTGTTCCCCACCGAGAGCGAATACTCAAAGGCACAATTTGGCGCACCAAAGGCTGTGAAGCAGTTCTGGGGTGAGGGTTCAGAGCATAAAGCCTACGATATGAACAATCCGTCACTGGCTGTCTACGAGGGTTACATAGAATTGCCCGAGGATGGTGTCTACACCTTTGCAGCCGATATGGACGAACTTTGGATTGACAATGAACGCGTTATCCACAATCCGACAATGTCACGCCACTACCGTAAAAAAGCTCAAAAGGCATTGGCAGCGGGCAAACACAGCTATAAGATTGTATTCAACAATATGATTAAGGATGGTTGGCCAAACGGCTGGAACGAGATAGGCTTCCGCTACAAACTCCCATCGGGCGGTAACTTCCAGAAGGTTAAACCCGAGCAACTTACATACTAA